The DNA region ctctgtagctGCTCCCGAACCTGGCCATCCACGTCTGGACAGAGGAGCATGTGGTCAGTATCAGTGTTAAATGTGCATTACAATATTGAATTGATTAAGACAGTACTGACAATTTTAGCTCTTGTGTTCTGTTCACGTCTTCAGTAGACAACCCAGGGCATCTCTTTTGATTTGATagtaattttatattaaatgattttttgaAATAATTACTATAGCTTATATTTGTCCCAATAGTAGTATAAAATGTGTGAGTTTAAGTAAGTAACAACGTGAATAAGACAAACCATCAGTTTCACATGTTTCTTCATTATCACAAGTAACACAAAATGTCAAGATATTAGTcagtttgaattattattaatatatgtacaaaatgggataaacaaaataatataagttcaacactttccatctctctttttaaattgtgtttataaaggtcttcaactttttttttctatccacTGAGCATCTTTTGTTTGATCTCAGCTGTAATGTCTGTAGTATAAAGATGTCAATTTACCTGTAGAAATTGATCAAATGTTAGTAATTATTCAACACAGCAGAACATAGGACTTGAGAATTGTAACAGGTTTATTTACTAAAAGGTCGTCCATTTCACAGTACTTCTGGATGTCACAGATTTTTGGGACAGGTAAGAAGTTCTGATAAGATGATTATTTACTTCATCATTTTGGTTTCAGAAATACTTCCCAGCTGTTCATACGTACCAGTCAGAGTGGTAGCGGTACATGTAGTATAAGTACGATTTCCTgctgtacgtgtgtgtttgtggatgtTTTGTTGCAGGTGGGGTAGATTGTGAGATGCAGCGCTATGCTGATGTCTTCAAGAAGAACCATATCACTGGCCGCAGGCTGCTGCTCCTCTCTGAGACAGACATGAGAGATATGGGCATCTCCTCTAAAGGGCATATCATACACCTGAAGGTAGTGTAGTGAAACTGCTGCACAAGGGCACGATATGGAAAGCCGTTTGGTATAATAACACGATGAAAAGGGATACAGATTCTTAGAAGTATAAAACATATTTAGGTAGCTTTGGGTCTAAGACAATTTATTAACGCTTAAAGGTTATCTAAGGGTTTTGATACATAAAATGCATGCAGTTAAAGGAAACTAATCAATAACAGTGTGAGGTCATGTgtagaaaggctggtgagggaacaattgtttatagctgatcatgggagctaacttgtttctcaaatgttccacaacattaacgtgaaaaaaagtgcaatgtgtcattctttaattaataaaaaattactagttggcaaatttctgtggaaTAAGAGAAACTGAACACTTCGGGATATGtggttactggaaaataatcaactttgctCTGGTAATTGCCCTTCTTAAAattacaccaccccatcattgaatattttcctataacagcacattctgaagtgttttattccttctatATTGCAgttatgtgggttttttttttgttcaaagcCTTTCTCATCCAAACATGAAATTCTCTGTGCATGAAAATTAGATACTCCATAATCTTAGTGTATTTGTATCAAACTGTATCATGTATTGTGTATAATGTTCCTGAGAGACaacattcattctttttttcaggcTGAAATTGAAAAATTAAGAAATGATTATCTGGCGCTGTTCCATTTCCCTCCGTTAACAAAGGTATGGGCAGTTTTGTTTAAGAGCTCTGTTTTGCATAGATTTGTTATTTTCGGTTAATAATTGAAATCAATTTGTTAATTTGCTTTGATaatgtgttggtaaattagtGTTTCCTTAATTGTTCATCATTCACTGTGTAGTGTCTGATTATAACTTGTTTCCTATTCTGTGTGACCACGAACCTTAGCTGGGTCTTTCTACCAAGAAACtacattttttaatatactGTTAATGATGTAAGTAGGGTTTTGCCTGTTGAAATCTCCCTGTGTCCCCTCTCAGGAGGAATGGgacagagaagaggaggagaaaagcTGGAGGAAGACTGTTAATCTGGAGCTGGTATTTGGTTATCACTGGAAACCAGGAACAGGTCCAAAGGTACAACAAATGGCTAAAGAGTACCTACTGTTTGACTCATTTGTGCAAATAAGGATTACACCAACATTTGTCTGTTAATTCATTTGCACCACACTTGTTTATTGCAACAAACCTTGTTCATAAGATAGCATGGTTTAAGATGCCATTTAATCCTGGATTTAGTCTTATTGTACACTAAATTTCCTAAATGATAATTTGATAATGATTGATCACAAGAGAAACATAGACTTGATGACAATCAGAGATTAAGAGGTTTAATTCTTGACTTGTTGAGGTGTTTGAAACtggtgcaaaaataaaaatggtgcaATACAACTTGAATTAAAACGCAACATTAGAAACTGTAGATCCTTGATTAGCTCTAAGTACACTTAGTCGAATCCTCAAGTCCTTGTTAATTCAGCCCACCATTAATGTTTCAAAATTTCATGTgtcttttcttaaaaataatacttttaagtattttttttttaatttaaaacaaagctTGGTCatgcacattttattttcaaagtcCTATATTTATAGGAACTTTAGAAGTTCCAGGCCTAAAGACACATGTTTGGTGTCTACAGCTAGAAAGCCCTTAGCTCTATATCAGAGTTTTAAAACTGCTGATTCATATTcatacttcatttatttttcacctcacaccacacacagtgCATAGATATGTTTTTGCATTCATTATTCTGAATTGTTATTTGCACTGAAGACTGAGGTCTTTCGTTCCCTGGGTGATGACTTGTCATCAGTGTATAGAACCGAGACTCTTTAGGATGTCAAGATGGCAACACTCGCCTTGAAGTTGCCATTTCCTTAAGTAAAGACGCCTGTTATTCTCCCATCAGCTATTGACCACCGTCTCACTgagcacattttttttgtttgcaagattgatttttttcttcttccctcctttaaaaataaacagaaaaaagataaataaatcttcTATCTAGAGTGATACAGAGCATCCACCCCCTCTTGCTTGCGAAGGCTTTGTTCAAGTCTCAAAGAGGGGAGAAAGGCCGCTTCTCCACTTGCTGCTTGAATTTAATCAAAAATGGCCCATTTAGCCagaagtcatttattttttttttaaaggcaaatgTTATTTAATCTTTCAGCTGTTCATTGTCCCATCATAAATAGTCCCCTTTCAGTGCGTGCAGCAGGGCTGAAGCGAGGCTGCTAATTGCCTCCCATTTCTCCTGACATGTGGTGGTTTAGtggggaggaaactcagcaggGAGAAGGAAACAGGAGGCTGAGAAAATGAGAGCTAATTATTTTCCCCTGCCTGGTGTCAGGCTCTGTGTCAGCCTTGTTTTTACAAACTGGAAGGTTCTTTTggactaaataaaacaaaccagcTCTGCTCACTTTTCCCcgttctctccttctctctcttcccccgccctctctctctttctctctttctctcttcctctctctgtctcttgttctcctctctctctccctctctctctctttctctcattcactctctctctctctctggcggTGTCATGGTAGCAGCTGCACTTCTCAAAGACTAAATGAGGGGCCTGCGATTGTGCACTGGCCATCTGACAGGCAGCGAGTGTGCTGTTAATGAGGATATCAGCACTGAGTCGAGGGAAAGGTGCTGAATTATGTATGAGGCGTCATTAGACGCTCGCTGTGCTGGCCGCCATCACGGCGCATTGTTTCTGCTGGTGTGATTAGGCCAGGCCCAACAGCACCAGGCCAAGGCGCTAGCAGCCTGTTCCAATGAGGAGGAGTCTGGCACCTTTACAGCGAGACACGGCTtctgacatacacacactcaggaccTTTGACACTGCTGCTTTGAGATCCAtccagcaaacacacacacacatactcagtCCTAAACACATAACACACCCTcagagcacacacactctcatccaTGGCACACTCCTCATTTCAACACTCACACCACACACTTGTGAGGATGTAAAGATGTGTGTTTTGGCTCTCCTGTGATGTGTCCCCCTCTGATCTTAGTACACAGTAGATTGGCTTGCAACAGGAGCAGTGTGTTTTAAGTAATGACCGGTGAATGGAGGAATCATTATTGCCCCGTCAACATGTGCACCAGGTCCAAAGCCAGCCAGCACATTATAACCTGTCCTGTGATGAGGAGCACATTTGCATTGATGATGGGAACGAGAGTGGATGTTATAAGCTCACTTgcacattttgtcttttttttattgaggcTTTCATGGTTGGTTCTGATTTTTTCCCTTTGTTGCAAGAGTTTGTTTATTCCTCTAAAATTCTTCGTAGTGTCATTTAGATGGAGTTAATGAGCAATATGCTTGGTTGGATGATACACTGGTTATTCACATAGGCCGATCTCTGAGCTCATTTCAGTACTTGGCTTTTTGATCGGGTTTTGGAGCAAAAAAATTCATAATGACAAACAACATTATATGTAATGTATCATATACAGAGCATGTTGGGACAGCTAATATTACATCTAATGTCAAGTGAAATTATAATTTCTAGGCAGAGTTCTATTTGGAAATACTGTACCAACTAtggggtggcatggtggtgctaCCCACTGCATTGTTGCCAACAGCCCTGGATTGATCGTGAGCTCAGGTTACtacctgtgtggagtttctgtgtatgctctctccatgtctgtgtgggtttcctccaggttctccagtttcctcccacatgcTAATAGGTGGATTCTAAATTGCCTTTTAGTGCGAAAGTGTGTGCATAGTGTCCTGCGATGAACTGGTGTCCTATACAGTGTGGATTCCCACCTCATGCTCAGTGTGACTGGAATAGGGTTCAAATCCACCAGAAccttgaccaagataaagcggttactgaagatgaaagaatgaacGATTAAATGAATGGATATACAAGCTACACCAGCTTATTCTGTCCATCTCTGTTGGACTTTTCCAGTTAAATTTGGTTACATGACAATAAACAAttcttacattttttgtttggaTATTTGAatactattaatattaaaatgtagatATTTAAATAGCTAAACAGTTACAATGCCCATCCTTAATAACCAAAACCAAACCAATGACTCATACTGCTAACTAACTCCTTCTGTAGACCTATACGATGCAGTAGGTCTATGTATGATTTTCTGCAGGCTGCACAGTAACCTCTACGTGAGCAGTATGAAATTCGTACTTGTGGTAGTGCGATGGGATATTTGCATTTTAGAAAGCATTTTAGCTGTCACTCCTTCATTCACTCACCAACTGAACTGGCATGAACCCACATTTGACAAATGCACATGTTTGTAGTCTTCCATGTGTATGAAGAGAGGAGATTTCCTCATACATAGGGGAAGGTAGCAAAGTACTGCTCTTTAGCACTGGGAAAAATGTTGGGTAACATACAATACATTATCCATGTAGAATAAAATTTGATAAATGTCACTCATTATTATGAGGTGggaatgagtgtgtatatacacaatgCATGGTTCTATCTTGGGAACGTTGTatatgaggcaggaatacagcctggatgggatgccagtccattgcagggcaccatgcacacaaacattcactcactcattcacacctttgGGCAATTTTAACATAGcaatccacctactggtgtgtttttggaaagtgggagaaaactggagaaaccTACAAGCACACAGACTCCACAATCTCAGGAttgaccctgaagctgtgaccTGCTACACCACCATGCTGTCCAGATATGACACAGCCACACTAAaggttatatacagtattttttattttcctaccGTTATGCCTGTGCCTGCACAGTATTGTCCATAGCTGTTATTCATTGTACTTGAGGCCCTTCAGGAAGTGACATAAGTAGCTTCTGCTCCTGCCTATTAAAAACAATGATAATGTTTACTCCAGTTCTGACTGACAAAAcctcaaaacaaaagaaagcttAAAATTAGCTAATAACTGACCACAGCTTCTGACTGTTTTCGATATGCCTTTTTGCAGGACTGCAAATGGAAAATGTACTTGGAACTTGACGGAGATGAAGTCGCTTTAACCTATATCAGAGATGTCACGTTTAATGCAAACAGACCAGCTGTGGAAGTCTCAAAGATGACCAAGGTACATTCTGTTTGTCCATATTGGTTATAATGCACAACACAGTATAGGATATGAGCTGATGAATGAacatatgtactttttcttctcAGCCACCATTTGTAATGGAGAAATGGATTGTTGGGATATCTGACAAACAGACTGTCGACTGCATTGTAAATTATGAGGTAattgaaattcacaaaaaaaaacaaaatgagcaCAAGACATACAAGGAACATAACTTATCTCTGCAAACATGCTCAAGCTTTCGCTTCTCTACACACTGatatatactttaaaaatgGCAGGATCTGTAGTAGAGTGAATGTAGATGTCTCTCCTCTTTACTGGACCAAACCAGAATCACTCTTTCCCTTACACTTCACTTGGATTGTTTGATTTAAGCCATTAAACCAACAGCTTGTTCAACCACATCAAGTGAAGTATGGACTTTTCTCCATATATCTATCCAGGCATGTCAAATATGCAGTAGGGCACTAGAAGAAGATTGTAGGGCTCGGTTCCTGTTTGGATCTATGCATAACTCACCCTGTGCTTATTGTCTCATCAGAGTGATGTCAGGTCTCCAAGGAGCACAAGACATGTGCACTCAGTGCGGTGGAGCCTGGTCAGTGCGGTAGATGAAATCAGAGGTGTAGAGCTGCTCATAGAAACAGCACCAACAAATGGGGACGGGGACTACAGGAGCGCTTCCAACTCTGGTAATAGTAATCTTTACTTTTTGGAACCACAGACACTGTGAGTTAAAAATTAGAGCAAGGTTCTCTTAATATAGAGGTTGTATATAATGTTAAGTGTCTGGATTTAATTACGATGATGAATGAAAATAGAACTAGAAGTGGTAAAGAGAATTGAAATCAATTATTATACCCAAGTACAACTTGCGGGGAAATAACAGAACtaattttgaattatttttggCATTCACCAACTGTCTCATCATTTTCCTAAAGCATGGTAATATAAAGTTTATACACTACATTGCCAaaaaacctgaccatcacacccatatgttcttgctgaacatcccatttcaaaACCAGCAGCATTAATAAGGAGTTGGTCCACCTTTTTTAACAgccttctgagaaggctttggactagattttggaatgtggctatAGGGATTTGAGCTCATACAACCAAAAGATctgtattagtgaggtcaggctctGGTATCAAATGAGAAGGCCTGGGCCAGCCtgtgtttcagttcatcccaaagttgttcagaggggttgaggtcagggctgaGTGCAGGACACTTGACTTCTTCCACACCAGCCTTATCAAATCATGTCTtaatggacctcgctttgtgcacaggggcgttgtcatgctggaacaggtttggtctcagccccttagttccagcagtgggaaatcttaatgctacagcatacaaatacatcctatacaattgtgtgcttccaactttgtggcaacagtttggggaaggcccacatatggtgatggtcatggtcaggtgtccacaaacttttggccatatttttCTGCAGTTAGACAGAAAAAATTTACTTGTGCTAGTATACTATATTGATCTCTGCGCTTTTGGATACAAGGTGCCTGTATAATGGACAGTTCAGTGCAAAAGTATGTATGGTTTCTAGGTGAAAAATAGGAAAATGTACCATGATGTTACAAAGTATgcactaaaaataaaattcaaacatGTTACAAATGAAATGTGGGTGTGTTCATTAATAAGACACCAATCCAAAACAATGCAAAGAAAACAGAACCAACAGAAGAGTTTTTGTCATGGAAAGGCAGTTAATGacatatgaaatatttttaacagaCATTTACTTCTAGAGATATTCAGAGCTGTATATTAAAGCTTGGTGGACCCAAAACTGTTGAGATGATAGGAAAGACAGTTATAAAAGCAAAGGGAGTAGTTATTATtgaatatttatatcatatttaaaaaatactctttttcttaaaataaactatttttgttACTAGTGATATTGAATGAACATATGTGAAACACACAAAATTTTTTGCACTCAGCTGTCTTTTGTATTATCTCACAGGTGTTGATCCTCAGTGGAtttccagtctgagatcaaaGCAGCTCAGAGAGGACCAAGCTCAGGAGCGCCACAGTGCCACTCAGAGCAACCACTCAGACAGCATGACCCTCCCACAGTTCCTGTCTGCTTTCGGTAATCAGTCGTCATATGCTTCTGCTGTGCGAAGATCACCCAGTCGCAGTCCACTTTCACAATTGGCCGACTCCCGAAGCTCCTCTCCAACACTGTCAACCAAACTGTCCTCAATCCACCTGGGGTCAAAGGGTAGCAGCCCCTCCAGTACGACTTCTGAGAGCACATCAGAGAGAGACCGTTCTCATAGCAGTAGACACATGTAcaactaccaaaaaaaaagctcctATAGCTCTATAAATGTGACTGGTCGAGGAGACCACAGAATGTTTAGAGGGGGCAGTCATACATATCATGGCAGCTCTAGAGGAGCACGACACCGTACCAACTACGTAGTACCACAAAACCAATCGCAGATAATCCCAGGATTGTCACCAGCAACAGtaggagaaaaacagaaagatgaGCAAGAGGATGCCAAAGCTGCAGAGGGAGGATGGATTAAAGTAGAACGCAAGAAGCCTCCCAAACAGGACCTTAAGCAGCAGGACCAAAGACAGCTTAGAGGCCGTCCACGAAAAGGAGGAAGAGGGGGGCGTGGGCGGAGCTAAGGGTTTTTATGCTGCATATATGTGGGCATGTGGATCGAAGAATTAAATTATTacaccaaaggaaaaaaaaaacattttcacaagaTGTACAAATAACAGAATCAGCAGATGGAGTCGTGGTTTTGGTATAATAAGAACTAGATAGCAAAGGATTATGAACAGAAGTTTTGTGCACAATAGCTTGAACTAACCAAAAACCTCAATTTAATACTCTTTGACCCAGTCAAATCTGTGAATGTTAACAACACAACCTTTTAACCGTTGGTTTTTACACTGGGGTGTGTGAGCCAGTAAAGAGGTTCAATATttcttgtttgtctttttttattatataacaaaatCATCCAAAGATGACACCTATGGAATATGGACATGgggctgtgtctgaaatgtatttaaagattaaaaagCAATACTGTACTGTCTATCTGCATGTTACAATCACGTGAATTGcagttctttttaaaatggGGGTGTGAATATAATTACTGCCTTAGACCTTAGAACAGACCAAGGacctaattattttttaattattattattattattattattattattacaatatttgACTCTGGCCTTGAATCCTCATGAGCCATATGTTTCCAGCTTGTGACGAGGGTCTTTTCCACAAGACACTCCAGAAATACGAATGTTTTAGTGCTCTAAACTACTAATATTGTTTGGGATTTGAATTATATGACTGTTGttgagcacaaacacacaaacacccacccacacacacacacacacaaacaccactaccactactaaatgaattaagatttattttttggctCAGGTTTCAGACAGGTTGTGTTTTGTTAtagcatttttatatattttttatatataactttGCCAACTATATCCTATTGtatcatcaaaataaaaatggtttaaaatgactagtgtgtatctctgtgtgtgtgtgtgtgagagagagactacaAAGTAAAGGATGTTGGTCGCTCGTCACGCCCCTTATGTAAAACTAATAAACATGTTTGGCGCCACCGTAGAAGATCCTGAAAGGACGCCTACATAAAcctatgtttcttttttaattttaatatgcTCTCAATAATATTTAGTGTTTTCATCTTGAAATACGAACTTGGAGACATGTATTTTGACAGACAAGATTCGTGTGTTCGTTAGGTGTAGtcatttataaaattattagGCATCTTACAGGACTCCGTGGTGGCGCGAATAAGTCCACGCCCCCAGAAATTTTCCCGCGAACTTCCACAGTGTGTAGTCTGTAGCAGACTCCCCTCTTCTCATATTTACTCATACCAGTGCAGTGAGAACTACGAGGCAGAAAAGCAGGACAATGCGCTCCCAGGTATGTAACGATTTGGATCCGTTTTTTTATTGGTCAGTTTCAGTTAAAGCATTGTTTATTTCACGAGCTtattatttaggttttttttttgtttgttgaaaGAAAAGTTACATTGTTCATTCAATGATTTGTATTCAGTAATGCATATTTGTTTGCCGTATCCTTCCGAATGAATGCACAAACATTGTTAGCATCCAAAACCTTTACAAGTCTGTAGATTTGAGCATTAGAGCCGATATTGCTTGTGGAAACGTGTCGTCTGGATGTTAAATAAATTgcaacacaaataaaatcagtACAAATTAAATCACGGCATGTTTCTAGTTTTATTCTGTTCGAGTTTGCTGATAGTACCAACTAGGCCCTGATAAACTTGTTTTACTCCGTAATCAGTTACTTTGCAATCCGTATCTTTCTGCAAAGGGCAAACTCCATCATTGGCTTGTGTTCACCAACCCCCTTTGATTCTTTTTCCCGCCACAGCGTCAGCAAGCCCCTCCCCCTTCTACCCGAATGAACCTGAGGAGTTACCGGAACTCGGGCCTGGTCCCCATGGAGACCTCTTCCTCAGAGGACAGCTGTGACAGTTTTGCATCTGATGGTTTTGCATCAATGGTATCTGACTTCAATATGTACATTTAAAGCCTGTAGTTATTTCTGGACTTTAGTggttgatttttatttgaaaataaacgtTTCAGTTCACCTCGCTGCAGTATTCATTAACatgtttaaaggtgcagtagtgTATGCTTTAAGTGATTAAACTTAACTCAAATGAACACTGAgagtctgaatgtgtgtgtcggTGTTGACTAAAGCTGGAttcacactgtacgattttggCCACAATTCGGTCGCCgaagacaaattttgagaatcctgaAAAATTCCTATAATCcgaggccaaaatctgtagtcttttaTGGCTACTTTAACGTGTTCCCCAACAGCTGATTAACTGCCGTTGTGATAATTTTTCctccgattaaattctggcagtgtcagaagatttgaggcacagtacTGTAGTTTGTCTTCTCCTACTCAGGTCAAGTCTTGTCGCGTGCGTCCGCTTTTCTCGTCGtgactgtcgtacagtctgacattaatgactgcTGAGATCCTACAATGTGACACGGCATACAGTGGGGATCGTGTTCATACAGTCtaagcaacagtcgcaaaggacAATTACTAATTGCACAGTGTGCACCCAGCTTAACACAGGTGATGCTAACACTATACTCAGACCAGCTCTGGTTATTACATGACTGCATGAATTTGACTACTTTTATTAATAAAGCTCAGTCTTTGGGGCAATTCAGTTTGTGCTGGTGATTACTTGCCAGATTGTAGAAACTAGATGTTGTATGTTCACACAGGATTAGTATCTTCAAGCAACGCTCCTTCTCAGACGAAACGAAAGCAGCTTGAGTAAAGCTTTAGTTGAACAGACTTTGACATGTAGATTTCCCTCACAGAAAAGACCTCTCAGGCAGACGAGAAGCTCAGCTCGGCAGGA from Ictalurus furcatus strain D&B chromosome 6, Billie_1.0, whole genome shotgun sequence includes:
- the map3k20a gene encoding mitogen-activated protein kinase kinase kinase 20 isoform X1; its protein translation is MASLGASFVQIKFDDIHFYENCGGGSFGSVYRACWISQDKEVAVKKLLKIEKEAEILSVLSHRNIIQFYGAILEAPNYGIVTEYASGGSLYEYLSSDASKEISMRQIMTWATEMAKGMHYLHAEAPVKVIHRDLKSRNVVMTADKVLKICDFGASKFHSHTTHMSLVGTFPWMAPEVIQSLPVSETCDTYSYGVVLWEMLTREIPFKGLEGLQVAWLVVEKNERLTIPSSCPASFANLMRKCWETEPMKRPLFKEILSILEAMCNDSQLSDQCNSFLQNKAEWRREIEATLDRLKKLERDLSTKEQELKERERRLKMWEKKLIEQSNTPLLPNLAIHVWTEEHVYFWMSQIFGTGGVDCEMQRYADVFKKNHITGRRLLLLSETDMRDMGISSKGHIIHLKAEIEKLRNDYLALFHFPPLTKEEWDREEEEKSWRKTVNLELVFGYHWKPGTGPKDCKWKMYLELDGDEVALTYIRDVTFNANRPAVEVSKMTKPPFVMEKWIVGISDKQTVDCIVNYESDVRSPRSTRHVHSVRWSLVSAVDEIRGVELLIETAPTNGDGDYRSASNSGVDPQWISSLRSKQLREDQAQERHSATQSNHSDSMTLPQFLSAFGNQSSYASAVRRSPSRSPLSQLADSRSSSPTLSTKLSSIHLGSKGSSPSSTTSESTSERDRSHSSRHMYNYQKKSSYSSINVTGRGDHRMFRGGSHTYHGSSRGARHRTNYVVPQNQSQIIPGLSPATVGEKQKDEQEDAKAAEGGWIKVERKKPPKQDLKQQDQRQLRGRPRKGGRGGRGRS